AGGGAACAGGGCATGCGCTGGATACGAGTGGCGGCGGTGGTGGCGGGCGTGAGTGGACTGCTCGCGCCGACGGAGAGTCACGCGCAGGACGAGAAGAAGGACGACGACAAGCCCACCCTCACCGGCGGCTACGACGAGAAGAACGGCTTCCACGTCCAGTCGGAGGACGGGAACTACCTGCTCGGCATCAGCTTGCAAGCGGGCTACAAGCTCGAGCCCGTCTACCTGGATGGCAAGGCCGAGTCCCGCACGGCCTTCTCGTTCCTGCGCCCCATCATGCGCGGCAACATCTTCCGCCCGTGGATCCGCTTCTGGACGTCGCTGGAGCTGGCGGACCCGCCGCTGTACCTGCTCGACTCGCTGGTGGAGATCCAGCCCTGGGACGAGCTGGGCGTGCGCGCGGGCCAGCAGTACACGCCGCTGAGCCGTCACGAGTCCTGGGGTCCGCAGCAGATCCTCTTCCCCGAGTTCTCCACCATCGCCAACTACTACTGGACCGGTCGCGACAAGGGCGTGACGTTCTTCGGGACCATGGACCGGCTGGAGTACTACGTCGGCGTCTACGGCGGCTCGCCGCTGCGCAGCGTCCGCTCCGAGTCCGGCAAGTATCAGCTCAACGCACGCGCCACCATCTCCCCCATGGGCAAGCCCGGCTACGGCGAGCTGCCGTACATCATGTCCGGCGACAAGGAGCCGCCTCCGCTCAACGTGTCCTTCACGCTGCAGGGGGCCGCGGGCGACGTCTCCCAGGTGAAGGAGAACTTCAACCCGGAGTCCGGCGTCTTCGAAATCCTGCGCGAGGGCGAGCGCCGCTTCGTCACTGGCGGCGTGGACCTGTTCATCCAGGCGCGGCGCTTCAGCTTCTTCGGCGAGGCGTACATCAGCCGCGTCGA
This window of the Myxococcus fulvus genome carries:
- a CDS encoding porin, with product MRWIRVAAVVAGVSGLLAPTESHAQDEKKDDDKPTLTGGYDEKNGFHVQSEDGNYLLGISLQAGYKLEPVYLDGKAESRTAFSFLRPIMRGNIFRPWIRFWTSLELADPPLYLLDSLVEIQPWDELGVRAGQQYTPLSRHESWGPQQILFPEFSTIANYYWTGRDKGVTFFGTMDRLEYYVGVYGGSPLRSVRSESGKYQLNARATISPMGKPGYGELPYIMSGDKEPPPLNVSFTLQGAAGDVSQVKENFNPESGVFEILREGERRFVTGGVDLFIQARRFSFFGEAYISRVDPMNNARNFSSFGAWVQADYVVYKKTVDVGVRLSYLNPSFDLDDDLLYIGEAQLAWFVNAPHLAFKLRYQIAHQEAANGAEDASVVIPKDPGTSQLITLQLNLAF